Proteins encoded within one genomic window of Nonomuraea gerenzanensis:
- a CDS encoding SRPBCC family protein, protein MTQTAEYELIRLFDAPRERVWAAWTEPERFARWFGPATLATPVGRITLDAWPGGVWRATLVGEEGFEVTLDGTYREVVAPERLVFTTGDPDDPGDGPASVVTVGFADAGGKTEMRFHQYGVNTDPEHAEGAKAGWTEFFDRLAACFA, encoded by the coding sequence ATGACCCAGACCGCCGAGTACGAACTGATCCGCCTCTTCGACGCGCCCCGCGAGCGGGTGTGGGCGGCGTGGACCGAACCGGAGCGGTTCGCCCGCTGGTTCGGGCCGGCGACGCTGGCCACGCCGGTCGGCCGGATCACGCTGGACGCCTGGCCGGGCGGCGTCTGGCGGGCCACGCTGGTGGGCGAGGAGGGCTTCGAGGTGACGCTGGACGGGACGTACCGGGAGGTGGTGGCGCCGGAGCGGCTGGTGTTCACGACCGGCGACCCCGACGATCCGGGTGACGGGCCGGCGTCCGTCGTGACGGTCGGCTTCGCCGACGCGGGCGGGAAGACCGAGATGCGCTTCCACCAGTACGGGGTCAACACCGACCCGGAGCACGCCGAGGGGGCCAAGGCGGGCTGGACCGAGTTCTTCGACCGCCTGGCCGCCTGCTTCGCATGA
- a CDS encoding BTAD domain-containing putative transcriptional regulator has protein sequence MRFGVLGPLAVWTDAGETVTVPGLKVRALLVDLLVHEGHPVSVDRLVDDLWGEDPPANPAGALQVRVSQLRKAFEDAEPGGKNLVVSRAPGYLLRADEGAVDAVRFAALLAKAEATDSPRAKAGLLADALALWRGPAYADFADEEYTRSAIHRLEEQRLSALEQHAEARLELGEHGLLVGELGDLVDRHPLRERLRAVHMRALYRAGRQSEALASFGELRERLADELGLDPGPELVALHQAILGQDPALSVPADRPVTNLPASVSKLIGRDEALGEVCGLIEEERLVTLTGSGGVGKTRLALEAANRLLDTFADGAWLVALDQGPRSPAEAVMAALDIREEAGAPTAPGDPASATVTPVGGGADAALAARLAAVLRPRRMLLVLDNCEHVVEQVAELAEVLLRGCPDLRILATSREPLAVAGEVLWSVPPLDVPTGADLAVMARSDAVRLFVTRAAASARGFRLEAGNAQAVAQLCRRLDGIPLALELAATRVRALGVQGVVARLDDRFRLLASGQRGAPARQQTLTAVIDWSWDLLPDEERVVLRRLAVHVDGCTLEAAEAVCDSDRTLDVLDLLARLVDRSLVVVVDTPTGVRYRLLESVSEYCRARMSDVGELDAVRHAHLRHYLDLAVRAEPGLYGPEQRDWLLRLDAEAANMRAALDTAAARGDAHDAARLVNALAWYWFLRGRLAEGRRAMAQALAVPRPDADPARARAAAWEAGFALCLGEQPDWRPVLDAVEDPGERARARLFVGLHADDMPAGQEQTELALATFREAGDRWGIATALTRQAMDAFTVRDQEAIERIASESARLFTELGDRWGLLRATEWLASLAEMRRDAQQANRLFGEGLRLAEDLGLWPEVATHTAWLGWVALQSAQFDRAIELCGSALKQADAQGYSKGATMAEMGLAYAARRSGRLDLAERHLLHLLEGLSRDPDGDPALHLPDTLIELGWLTELRGDLAGAMALHAEAMAFAWRIGDPRTTVGAVEGAAAAAGPTEKSALLLGLAAAVRESYQLPLGAAELEDIERATARTREALGEEAFAVAFAKGGTYKLDDAQSLLQ, from the coding sequence ATGCGATTTGGGGTGCTTGGCCCGCTGGCCGTCTGGACGGACGCCGGGGAGACCGTCACGGTCCCCGGCCTGAAGGTCCGGGCGCTCCTCGTGGACCTGCTCGTCCACGAGGGCCATCCGGTTTCGGTGGACCGGCTGGTCGACGACCTGTGGGGCGAGGACCCGCCGGCCAACCCGGCGGGCGCGCTGCAGGTGCGCGTCTCGCAGCTGCGCAAGGCGTTCGAGGACGCCGAGCCCGGCGGCAAGAACCTCGTGGTCTCCCGCGCCCCCGGTTACCTGCTGCGCGCCGACGAGGGCGCCGTGGACGCCGTGCGCTTCGCCGCCCTCCTGGCCAAGGCCGAGGCCACCGACAGCCCGCGGGCCAAGGCCGGGCTGCTGGCCGACGCGCTGGCGCTGTGGCGGGGCCCCGCGTACGCGGACTTCGCCGACGAGGAGTACACGAGGTCGGCCATCCACCGCCTGGAGGAGCAGCGGCTGTCGGCGCTGGAGCAGCACGCCGAGGCGCGGCTGGAGCTGGGCGAGCACGGGCTGCTCGTGGGGGAGCTGGGCGACCTGGTCGACCGTCACCCGCTGAGGGAGCGGCTGCGGGCCGTGCACATGCGGGCCCTGTACCGCGCTGGGCGGCAGAGCGAGGCGCTGGCGAGCTTCGGCGAGCTGCGCGAGCGGCTGGCCGACGAGCTGGGGCTCGATCCTGGGCCCGAGCTGGTCGCGCTGCACCAGGCGATCCTCGGTCAGGACCCGGCGCTGAGCGTGCCCGCCGACCGGCCCGTCACGAACCTGCCTGCCTCGGTCAGCAAGCTGATCGGGCGTGACGAGGCGTTGGGTGAGGTGTGCGGGCTGATCGAGGAGGAGCGCCTGGTCACGCTCACGGGCAGCGGCGGGGTGGGCAAGACGCGGCTGGCGCTGGAGGCGGCGAACCGGCTGCTCGACACGTTCGCGGACGGTGCCTGGCTGGTCGCGCTCGACCAGGGCCCTCGTTCACCGGCGGAGGCCGTCATGGCGGCGCTGGACATCAGGGAAGAGGCAGGCGCTCCGACGGCTCCGGGCGACCCCGCCTCCGCGACTGTCACGCCCGTTGGGGGCGGGGCCGATGCCGCGCTGGCGGCGCGGCTGGCCGCCGTGCTCAGGCCCCGGCGGATGCTGCTTGTGCTCGACAACTGCGAGCACGTCGTCGAGCAGGTGGCCGAGCTGGCCGAGGTGCTCCTGCGCGGCTGCCCCGACCTGCGCATCCTGGCGACGAGCCGGGAGCCGCTGGCCGTGGCGGGCGAGGTGTTGTGGAGCGTGCCGCCGCTCGACGTGCCCACCGGCGCCGACCTGGCCGTCATGGCCCGCTCCGACGCCGTGCGGCTCTTCGTGACCAGGGCGGCGGCCTCGGCGCGCGGCTTCCGGCTGGAGGCGGGCAACGCGCAGGCCGTCGCGCAGCTCTGCCGGCGGCTCGACGGCATCCCGCTGGCGCTGGAGCTGGCCGCGACCAGGGTGCGCGCGCTGGGCGTGCAGGGCGTGGTGGCCCGGCTGGACGACAGGTTCCGGCTGCTGGCCTCCGGGCAGCGTGGCGCGCCGGCCCGCCAGCAGACGCTCACCGCGGTGATCGACTGGAGCTGGGACCTGCTGCCTGACGAGGAACGCGTCGTCCTGCGCCGCCTGGCCGTGCACGTGGACGGCTGCACGCTGGAGGCCGCCGAGGCCGTCTGCGACAGCGACCGGACCCTGGACGTGCTGGACCTGCTGGCCCGGCTGGTCGACCGTTCGCTCGTGGTGGTCGTGGACACCCCCACCGGCGTCAGGTACCGCCTGCTGGAGTCGGTGTCGGAGTACTGCCGCGCCAGGATGTCCGACGTGGGCGAGCTCGACGCCGTACGTCACGCGCACCTGCGCCACTACCTCGACCTCGCCGTACGAGCGGAGCCCGGCCTGTACGGGCCCGAGCAGCGCGACTGGCTGCTGCGCCTGGACGCGGAGGCAGCCAACATGCGGGCGGCCCTCGACACGGCGGCGGCCCGCGGCGACGCGCACGACGCGGCCCGGCTGGTGAACGCGCTGGCCTGGTACTGGTTCCTGCGGGGCAGGCTCGCCGAGGGCAGGCGGGCCATGGCCCAGGCGCTGGCCGTGCCGCGGCCCGACGCCGACCCGGCGCGGGCCAGGGCGGCGGCCTGGGAGGCGGGGTTCGCGCTGTGCCTGGGCGAGCAGCCCGACTGGCGGCCCGTCCTCGACGCGGTCGAGGACCCGGGTGAGCGCGCCAGGGCCAGGCTCTTCGTGGGGCTGCACGCGGACGACATGCCGGCCGGGCAGGAGCAGACGGAGCTGGCGCTGGCCACGTTCAGGGAGGCCGGCGACCGGTGGGGCATCGCCACCGCGCTCACCCGGCAGGCCATGGACGCCTTCACGGTGCGCGACCAGGAGGCGATCGAGCGGATCGCGAGCGAGAGCGCCCGCCTGTTCACCGAGCTGGGCGACCGGTGGGGGCTGCTGCGCGCCACCGAGTGGCTGGCCTCGCTGGCCGAGATGCGGCGCGACGCCCAGCAGGCGAACCGGCTGTTCGGCGAGGGGCTGCGGCTGGCCGAGGACCTGGGGCTGTGGCCCGAGGTCGCCACGCACACCGCGTGGCTCGGCTGGGTCGCGTTGCAGAGCGCCCAGTTCGACCGCGCGATCGAGCTGTGCGGCAGCGCGCTGAAGCAGGCGGACGCGCAGGGGTACAGCAAGGGCGCGACCATGGCCGAGATGGGCCTGGCCTACGCCGCGCGCAGGTCGGGCCGGCTCGACCTGGCGGAGCGGCACCTGCTGCACCTGCTCGAAGGGCTGTCCCGCGACCCCGACGGCGATCCCGCGCTGCACCTGCCCGACACCCTCATCGAGCTGGGCTGGCTCACCGAGCTGCGCGGTGACCTGGCCGGAGCGATGGCGCTGCACGCGGAGGCCATGGCGTTCGCCTGGCGCATCGGCGACCCCAGGACGACGGTCGGCGCCGTGGAGGGCGCTGCCGCCGCCGCGGGGCCCACCGAGAAGTCGGCCCTGCTGCTGGGGCTGGCGGCGGCGGTCAGGGAGAGCTACCAGTTGCCGCTGGGCGCGGCCGAGCTGGAGGACATCGAGCGCGCCACCGCACGGACGCGCGAGGCGCTCGGGGAGGAGGCGTTCGCGGTGGCGTTCGCGAAGGGCGGCACCTACAAGCTGGACGACGCCCAGAGCCTGCTGCAGTGA
- a CDS encoding amidohydrolase family protein: MRIIRAAKVLTGRPGEVIADGEVLIDGATIVSVGPRGSAGEAPEVIELPGHTVLPGMVDAHVHLGFDAKVDPVTRRSTESDHHLLLRMAENARKLVSAGVTTARDLGGRGFLDVVLRDAIEEGLAVGPHLVAATRPITVTGGHCWYMGGEADDEPAIRRVARENLRAGADCLKVMASGGLMTPGAPPSWVPQYTTEQLRVVVEEAATRGKHVAAHAHAHASIRSCVEAGVTTIEHCTFFTPSGHEYDARLADFVAASGTYVCPTVHGVHERIAQVHGEAMRDAWLAGVAAMREAGMRLIAGTDSGFAVGDIPNATDGYVGGLETFAMVGYGNAEIIELATVLAADACGVGAVAGSLDPGKRADLIAVAGDPLERISDLRNLALVLVSGRSVGQSGVDTVTSSVG, from the coding sequence ATGCGGATCATTCGCGCCGCCAAGGTGCTGACCGGGCGTCCAGGAGAAGTGATCGCGGACGGGGAGGTCCTCATCGACGGGGCCACGATCGTCTCCGTGGGGCCGCGCGGCAGCGCGGGAGAGGCACCGGAGGTGATCGAGCTGCCCGGCCACACGGTGCTGCCCGGGATGGTGGACGCGCACGTGCACCTCGGGTTCGACGCCAAGGTGGACCCGGTGACCAGGCGCAGCACCGAGAGCGACCACCACCTGCTGCTGCGCATGGCCGAGAACGCCCGCAAGCTCGTCTCCGCCGGCGTCACCACCGCCCGCGACCTGGGCGGGCGCGGCTTCCTCGACGTGGTGCTGCGCGACGCCATCGAGGAGGGCCTGGCCGTCGGCCCGCACCTCGTCGCGGCCACCAGGCCGATCACCGTCACCGGCGGCCACTGCTGGTACATGGGCGGCGAGGCCGACGACGAGCCCGCCATCCGCCGCGTCGCCCGCGAGAACCTGCGCGCCGGCGCCGACTGCCTCAAGGTCATGGCCTCGGGCGGCCTGATGACGCCGGGCGCGCCGCCGAGCTGGGTGCCGCAGTACACCACGGAGCAGCTGCGCGTGGTCGTCGAGGAGGCCGCCACGCGCGGCAAGCACGTCGCGGCGCACGCCCACGCGCACGCCTCGATCAGGAGCTGCGTCGAGGCCGGCGTCACCACCATCGAGCACTGCACGTTCTTCACGCCGTCGGGCCACGAGTACGACGCGCGGCTCGCCGACTTCGTCGCGGCCAGCGGCACGTACGTGTGCCCCACCGTGCACGGCGTGCACGAGCGGATCGCCCAGGTGCACGGGGAGGCGATGCGTGACGCCTGGCTGGCCGGCGTCGCCGCGATGCGGGAGGCGGGCATGCGGCTGATCGCGGGCACGGACTCCGGTTTCGCCGTGGGTGACATCCCGAACGCCACCGATGGGTACGTCGGCGGTTTGGAGACGTTCGCGATGGTGGGCTACGGCAACGCGGAGATCATCGAGCTGGCCACCGTGCTGGCCGCCGACGCCTGCGGGGTGGGCGCGGTCGCCGGCAGCCTCGACCCGGGCAAGCGCGCCGACCTCATCGCGGTCGCGGGCGACCCCCTCGAACGCATCTCCGACCTGCGCAACCTCGCGCTCGTGCTGGTTTCCGGCCGTTCGGTCGGGCAGTCGGGCGTGGACACCGTGACCTCGTCCGTGGGCTGA